Proteins from a single region of bacterium:
- the recO gene encoding DNA repair protein RecO yields MRFLSTNAIVLRSLNQGEADRLVIIYTEARGKLSALAKGARKPKNSLAPLTQLFAYSHFLLVKGKTFYIITQGRLKHSFLSIIEDMERFAFASSIVELIDRMTEEGEADKDVFDNLLAHLYVMERAKDPELIARSWELKLLSHLGYKPELENCIICGRKVEGNIFFSPSNGGVICSKCTISAPDCLFIRQKPLEYLKNLLKTPVHLLKGEELPSDIKEELRSIILPYIDLRAGKKGKTESFLREISES; encoded by the coding sequence ATGCGATTTCTTTCCACCAATGCGATTGTCCTGAGAAGCCTTAACCAGGGAGAAGCAGACCGCTTGGTAATTATTTACACGGAGGCAAGGGGAAAACTCTCTGCGTTAGCCAAGGGAGCGAGAAAACCGAAAAACAGCCTCGCCCCACTCACCCAGCTATTTGCCTATTCCCATTTTCTCTTAGTTAAAGGCAAAACATTCTATATAATCACTCAAGGCAGGCTCAAACATAGCTTTCTCTCCATCATAGAGGATATGGAGAGATTCGCCTTCGCTTCCTCAATCGTTGAACTGATTGATAGGATGACGGAGGAAGGGGAAGCGGATAAAGATGTATTTGATAATTTGCTTGCTCATCTTTATGTTATGGAAAGAGCCAAGGACCCGGAGCTAATTGCTCGCTCTTGGGAGTTGAAGCTTCTTTCGCATCTCGGCTATAAGCCAGAGCTGGAGAATTGCATCATCTGTGGTAGAAAAGTTGAGGGCAACATCTTCTTCTCTCCTTCAAATGGAGGAGTGATTTGCTCTAAATGCACAATTTCCGCGCCAGATTGTCTGTTTATAAGGCAAAAACCATTGGAATATTTAAAGAATCTTCTAAAAACACCCGTTCATCTCCTAAAGGGAGAAGAGCTCCCTTCGGACATCAAGGAAGAACTGCGTTCCATTATCCTCCCTTATATAGACCTAAGAGCGGGCAAAAAAGGCAAAACGGAGAGCTTTTTAAGGGAGATAAGCGAAAGTTAA
- the deoC gene encoding deoxyribose-phosphate aldolase, producing MAYPPIEELGKMIDYAILRPDAGEEMVIKACEEAKKWHFAALCVNPCWLPIAKEKLRGSDVKLCTVVGFPLGTSTKSVKIAEAKNAIALGADELDIVSNIGLFKSGKERDFIEEIIAVVETSKMHSRTIRRGDIITKIIVECGYLSKEEIKQAAILLLESGADFIKTSTGFGPRGSSLDDVRIIRSVVGGTLRIKAAGGIKSLNDVIAFLGAGADRIGTSSAVQIMEEYRKMVGT from the coding sequence ATGGCTTATCCACCTATTGAGGAACTCGGGAAGATGATAGATTACGCAATCCTTCGCCCCGATGCGGGCGAGGAGATGGTGATTAAGGCTTGTGAAGAGGCAAAGAAATGGCATTTCGCTGCGCTCTGCGTCAATCCTTGTTGGCTTCCCATTGCGAAGGAAAAACTCCGAGGGTCGGATGTTAAACTCTGCACAGTGGTGGGCTTTCCCCTTGGCACGAGCACGAAGAGCGTGAAGATAGCAGAAGCTAAAAACGCTATAGCCTTGGGAGCGGATGAGCTTGATATAGTTTCCAATATCGGTCTGTTCAAATCGGGCAAGGAGAGGGATTTTATTGAGGAGATAATTGCGGTTGTGGAAACAAGCAAAATGCACTCACGGACGATTAGGAGAGGGGATATCATAACGAAGATAATCGTGGAATGTGGGTACTTATCAAAAGAGGAAATAAAACAAGCGGCTATTCTTCTCTTGGAAAGCGGAGCCGATTTCATAAAGACCTCCACCGGCTTTGGACCTCGGGGCAGCTCCCTTGATGATGTGAGGATAATAAGAAGCGTTGTGGGAGGAACTTTGAGGATTAAAGCTGCGGGAGGAATAAAGAGCTTGAACGATGTGATTGCCTTCTTGGGAGCAGGAGCGGATAGGATAGGCACGAGCTCGGCGGTGCAGATAATGGAAGAATATAGGAAAATGGTCGGCACTTAG
- a CDS encoding PTS glucose transporter subunit IIA, which translates to MEKIIYSPLTGKVLPLEEVPDTVFAQKIVGDGTAIEPSFNIAYAPIDGVVSAVVKGGHALTIKDEDGLEILVHIGIDTVKLKGDGFKCFVKEGDKVKKGEKIIEFDMEKIERAGLPLVSPIVVITQNCEILPLNHFGQLVQAAETPIIKVTITN; encoded by the coding sequence ATGGAAAAGATAATATATTCTCCCCTCACTGGAAAGGTCCTGCCATTAGAGGAAGTTCCCGACACCGTCTTCGCCCAGAAAATCGTCGGAGATGGCACTGCAATAGAGCCTTCATTCAACATCGCCTACGCCCCAATTGATGGGGTTGTTTCCGCAGTGGTAAAGGGTGGGCACGCTTTAACAATAAAAGATGAAGATGGATTGGAGATTCTCGTCCATATAGGGATAGACACCGTCAAGCTGAAGGGGGATGGATTTAAATGCTTTGTTAAAGAAGGGGATAAGGTAAAGAAGGGGGAGAAGATAATAGAATTTGATATGGAAAAAATTGAACGTGCTGGGTTGCCGCTCGTTTCTCCAATTGTGGTGATAACGCAAAATTGTGAGATATTGCCTCTTAATCACTTTGGACAGTTGGTTCAGGCAGCTGAGACGCCCATTATCAAAGTGACAATAACCAATTAA
- a CDS encoding FAD-dependent oxidoreductase — MKEKYDLVVVGGGLAGVCGALAGRRHGLSVCIIQDRPVFGGNASSEIRVPIGGAASFNAWARETGIIAELFLEERRRNFQFHNSSLANSILDLVLYDALREDGVDMFLNTSCRKGIMKSKDLIEAVYCVQLGSEKELIIKGDYFLDASGDGTLAFSVGAEFRMGREGKKEFGEELAPDEPDNGIMGNSLMFLVRDCGKPVPFEPPSWAIKYPEGDIALKLRPHNYMPGYWWIEIGYPYDTIYDNEEIKHNLLAHLLGIWDHLKNEGNHGFENFSLEWVGMVPGKRESRRFMGDYILKEQDLKERRQFPDAVAYGGWFIDLHTPGGILAREDYPEPCTSGRIEEWEKRFVYIYQIPFRCLYSKNIKNLLLAGRNISVTHVALGSTRLMGTCALLGQAVGTAAAICKKYAIFPRDIFPNHIKELQQELLKDGCFIPGVKNDDEDDLLRTAKITASSSLPLLFKNPNSEVELTNPIGQKLPLQDYVEKLILHIRAEKPAIISFHLKSSSDLWDFTASESIIQKEIHLKEGEQEVEIELKREFERGIYWFYLEPKEGVYIKETNEQLPGLTEIYKTGDLWRFRMGKNLFFKLVPTLCPFTPDNIVSGVSRPEKWTNVWISDGRKGFPQYLEMDLGEEMEFNMLQFIFDASIEKEYSQLPPFYIPPHIPKDFKVYALLEEQWREIFEVSKNKKYFLRLRFPNVKARKLKVEFLSSNGGSEIYVYEARLYLVK; from the coding sequence ATGAAAGAAAAATATGACCTCGTTGTCGTAGGAGGAGGGCTCGCGGGAGTTTGCGGAGCTCTCGCAGGCAGGAGACATGGGCTCTCGGTTTGCATAATTCAGGATAGACCGGTCTTTGGGGGAAATGCCAGCTCTGAGATAAGGGTTCCTATAGGAGGCGCCGCTTCTTTCAACGCTTGGGCAAGGGAAACGGGCATCATCGCGGAACTCTTCTTGGAGGAGCGAAGGAGGAATTTCCAATTTCACAACAGTTCGCTCGCCAACTCCATCTTGGACCTCGTCCTCTACGATGCCTTAAGGGAAGATGGGGTTGATATGTTCCTCAATACCTCCTGCAGAAAAGGAATAATGAAAAGCAAGGATTTAATCGAGGCGGTTTATTGCGTTCAGCTCGGCTCAGAGAAGGAGTTGATAATAAAGGGCGATTATTTCCTTGATGCCTCGGGCGATGGCACCCTCGCCTTCTCCGTGGGAGCGGAATTCAGGATGGGGAGAGAAGGAAAAAAGGAGTTCGGTGAGGAGCTTGCTCCAGATGAACCTGATAACGGGATTATGGGGAACTCCTTGATGTTTCTCGTAAGGGATTGCGGGAAGCCGGTTCCTTTTGAACCGCCCTCTTGGGCTATCAAATACCCCGAGGGGGATATCGCCTTGAAACTTCGTCCCCACAATTATATGCCGGGCTATTGGTGGATTGAAATCGGCTATCCCTACGACACAATCTACGACAACGAGGAGATAAAGCACAATCTCCTCGCCCATCTTTTGGGAATCTGGGACCACTTGAAAAACGAGGGTAATCACGGTTTTGAAAACTTCTCCCTTGAATGGGTTGGAATGGTGCCGGGAAAGAGGGAATCAAGGCGTTTCATGGGTGATTATATTTTGAAGGAGCAGGACTTAAAGGAGAGAAGACAATTTCCCGACGCGGTTGCTTATGGCGGATGGTTCATAGACCTTCACACGCCTGGAGGAATCCTTGCAAGGGAGGATTATCCTGAGCCCTGCACGAGCGGGAGAATTGAGGAATGGGAAAAAAGATTCGTCTATATTTACCAAATTCCCTTCAGATGCCTCTATTCCAAAAACATAAAAAATCTTTTGCTCGCTGGTAGAAATATCAGCGTAACCCATGTAGCCTTAGGGAGCACGAGGCTTATGGGAACCTGTGCCCTTTTGGGGCAGGCGGTAGGAACCGCTGCCGCAATTTGCAAGAAATATGCCATCTTCCCAAGGGATATATTCCCTAATCACATAAAAGAATTACAGCAAGAGCTTCTCAAAGATGGTTGCTTCATCCCGGGAGTGAAAAACGATGATGAAGATGACCTTCTGAGAACAGCGAAAATAACCGCTTCCTCTTCCCTCCCTCTCCTCTTCAAAAATCCGAATAGCGAAGTGGAGTTGACAAATCCAATCGGACAGAAATTGCCCCTTCAAGACTATGTGGAGAAGTTGATTTTGCATATCCGCGCGGAAAAGCCCGCAATCATTTCTTTCCATCTTAAAAGTTCCTCTGACCTCTGGGATTTCACGGCAAGCGAAAGCATAATACAAAAGGAGATACATTTGAAAGAGGGAGAGCAGGAAGTGGAGATAGAACTTAAAAGAGAATTTGAGAGGGGAATTTATTGGTTCTATCTCGAGCCAAAAGAGGGGGTTTATATAAAGGAGACTAACGAGCAGCTTCCCGGTTTGACTGAGATTTATAAAACTGGCGATCTATGGCGTTTCAGGATGGGGAAGAATCTCTTTTTCAAACTCGTTCCCACGCTTTGTCCCTTCACTCCTGACAACATCGTTTCGGGGGTCTCTCGACCGGAGAAATGGACGAATGTCTGGATATCGGATGGGAGGAAAGGATTTCCCCAATACTTGGAGATGGATTTAGGGGAAGAAATGGAGTTCAACATGCTCCAGTTTATCTTTGACGCATCAATTGAAAAGGAATACAGCCAGCTGCCTCCATTTTACATCCCACCTCATATCCCGAAGGATTTCAAAGTCTACGCTCTATTAGAGGAACAATGGAGAGAAATCTTTGAGGTGAGTAAAAATAAAAAATATTTCCTTAGGCTGAGGTTTCCAAATGTGAAAGCGAGGAAATTGAAAGTAGAGTTTCTTTCCTCAAACGGAGGAAGCGAGATTTATGTTTACGAGGCGAGGTTGTATTTGGTAAAATAG
- a CDS encoding TaqI family restriction endonuclease: protein MIDNLTDFERFRRFLESIPLDKYREELRDVKWVEQNLYKEILPLESIFKYYWEKREFLSFEDWFENFWTEINTIPEKKEALEKFKRYYFNRRLEENDWFKKGFKARMYRTWVSLLTQLDFCYVFEYVASKKNLNLPLICDAELDARGIDAMVNDICFQIAKISERKEARAGKTKRKIVPILYAVYDLEKMKRSIWN from the coding sequence ATGATTGACAATTTAACCGACTTCGAGAGGTTTCGCAGATTCTTAGAGAGCATCCCGTTGGATAAATACAGGGAAGAGTTAAGGGACGTTAAATGGGTGGAACAAAACCTTTATAAAGAAATCCTTCCGCTTGAATCAATCTTTAAATATTATTGGGAAAAGAGAGAATTTCTCAGCTTTGAGGATTGGTTTGAAAATTTCTGGACCGAGATAAACACCATTCCTGAGAAAAAAGAAGCTTTAGAGAAATTTAAAAGATACTATTTTAACAGACGGCTGGAAGAAAACGATTGGTTCAAGAAAGGATTTAAGGCGAGGATGTATAGAACTTGGGTTTCTCTTCTCACCCAGCTCGATTTTTGTTATGTTTTTGAATATGTAGCCTCAAAAAAGAATTTGAACTTGCCATTGATATGCGATGCTGAGCTGGATGCGAGAGGAATAGATGCGATGGTTAACGACATATGCTTTCAGATTGCTAAGATAAGCGAGAGGAAAGAAGCAAGAGCTGGTAAAACGAAAAGGAAAATCGTTCCTATCCTTTATGCGGTTTACGATTTGGAGAAAATGAAGAGATCGATCTGGAATTGA
- a CDS encoding N-6 DNA methylase, whose amino-acid sequence MEEKEYELSSDEYILIKEEAIRHYLSSQTTFPDRLKSIRKDYGIFFTPQYIVDLMVSLIDRERFSNREINILEPACGLAQFLIGIKRNFPLLYEKARLFGVEINKEIADYLSALIKKSLKLLRENGQLIFIVPATFMILDEFKKLRGFLSQNGGTAIIYLGAEVFKPEADVACVILNYIKSPKFAHRLELFEYEDGEIKQIKLRTNWQGEVITFETDWTKKMESLCKYRLGEIYDVRISPRTPEIKNNPLIVKSDNPPSPDFLPILNGRNLKRNQVIYENYTGYWIKANEIQKLRAFFGLPHIVVGLGFREGGKVAAGYDHKGYPWMGDVYHLIRKNSLFTFDMNEREVVEYLNSEYVSRYVKEVYREITYHLSITQLENIPLPTRN is encoded by the coding sequence ATGGAAGAAAAGGAATACGAGCTATCTTCTGATGAATATATTTTGATAAAGGAGGAAGCGATCAGGCATTATCTTTCTTCTCAAACTACCTTCCCTGATAGGCTTAAGTCCATCAGAAAGGATTACGGGATATTCTTCACCCCCCAATACATTGTTGATTTGATGGTGAGCTTGATAGACAGAGAACGATTTTCTAATAGAGAAATAAACATCCTTGAACCAGCCTGTGGCTTAGCTCAATTTCTAATAGGGATTAAGAGAAATTTTCCTTTGCTTTATGAGAAGGCGAGGCTTTTTGGCGTTGAAATAAACAAGGAAATAGCCGATTATCTCTCTGCACTTATAAAGAAATCCCTGAAACTTCTCAGAGAGAATGGACAACTTATTTTCATCGTGCCGGCTACATTTATGATATTGGATGAGTTCAAAAAGTTGAGGGGCTTTCTCTCCCAAAATGGTGGAACCGCCATTATTTATCTCGGAGCAGAGGTGTTTAAGCCGGAAGCAGATGTCGCTTGCGTTATTCTAAACTACATTAAATCCCCCAAATTCGCCCATAGATTGGAGCTTTTCGAATACGAAGACGGGGAGATAAAGCAGATAAAATTAAGGACGAATTGGCAGGGCGAGGTTATCACTTTTGAGACAGATTGGACGAAAAAAATGGAAAGCTTGTGTAAATATCGCTTAGGGGAGATATATGATGTCCGTATATCACCTCGCACGCCCGAAATAAAAAACAATCCCTTGATAGTCAAAAGCGATAACCCACCTTCCCCGGATTTTCTCCCCATATTAAATGGGAGAAATCTAAAGCGTAATCAAGTTATTTACGAGAACTATACAGGTTATTGGATAAAAGCGAATGAAATACAGAAATTAAGGGCTTTCTTCGGCTTGCCTCATATTGTTGTGGGATTGGGCTTCCGGGAAGGCGGGAAGGTGGCTGCTGGCTACGACCATAAAGGCTATCCCTGGATGGGAGATGTCTACCATCTCATAAGAAAAAACAGTCTCTTTACATTTGATATGAATGAAAGAGAAGTTGTGGAATATTTAAACTCCGAATATGTATCAAGATATGTCAAAGAAGTGTATAGGGAAATAACTTACCATCTAAGCATAACCCAATTGGAGAACATCCCTTTGCCTACTAGGAATTGA
- a CDS encoding exo-alpha-sialidase, which translates to MQEKMIKGEKIIAVRGGGYFPVLIKLKNGELAAVVRGGAPHLGVGGRLDLIKSKDGGKSWSKPKTIADIPPDSRNPAFGQARDGTLILAFAVTGPYENGQFTTKTQEYSVWITRSFDNGETWEKPQKLDISPLQYGSPYGKIVQLSDGTLLMNIYAWNDEMKEVYSYVFRSKDNGRTWGEPTLIAPHYDETALLPLPDNRVLAFLRDEKSSGLWQSVSNDGGQSWSEPVRLTEGPRLPADAILLKSGNILLVYGRRIPPYGVEGMISYDKGKTWDKERVFLLEWGAKNADCGYPSSVQLDDGKIATIYYGVEHIDYPELKEYAICVRYEEEDIKN; encoded by the coding sequence ATGCAAGAGAAGATGATAAAGGGGGAAAAGATAATCGCCGTAAGGGGAGGAGGATATTTCCCTGTTTTGATAAAGTTGAAAAACGGTGAACTGGCAGCAGTCGTTAGAGGCGGCGCTCCCCATCTCGGCGTAGGTGGAAGGCTTGATTTGATTAAATCAAAGGACGGAGGTAAAAGTTGGTCTAAGCCGAAAACAATCGCAGATATCCCTCCCGATTCCCGCAATCCCGCCTTCGGACAAGCCAGGGATGGCACTTTAATCCTCGCCTTCGCTGTGACAGGTCCCTATGAAAACGGTCAATTCACAACCAAAACACAGGAATATTCCGTTTGGATTACGCGCTCCTTTGATAATGGGGAAACTTGGGAGAAGCCCCAAAAGCTCGACATTTCTCCCCTCCAATACGGTTCACCCTATGGGAAAATAGTCCAATTATCCGATGGCACTCTCCTTATGAATATTTACGCATGGAATGATGAAATGAAAGAGGTTTACAGCTATGTCTTCCGCTCAAAAGATAATGGAAGGACTTGGGGTGAACCGACATTGATTGCCCCTCATTACGATGAAACCGCCCTCCTTCCTTTGCCAGATAACAGAGTTTTAGCTTTCCTAAGAGATGAGAAAAGCTCTGGTCTTTGGCAGAGCGTATCAAATGATGGCGGGCAAAGTTGGAGCGAGCCAGTGAGGTTAACAGAGGGTCCAAGGCTTCCCGCCGATGCCATCCTCCTCAAAAGCGGGAACATTTTGCTGGTCTATGGAAGACGTATCCCTCCCTATGGGGTTGAAGGAATGATAAGCTACGATAAAGGGAAAACCTGGGATAAGGAAAGGGTTTTTCTCCTGGAATGGGGAGCGAAGAACGCGGACTGCGGATATCCCAGTTCAGTTCAACTGGATGATGGAAAGATAGCGACGATTTATTATGGGGTAGAGCATATTGATTATCCCGAGTTAAAAGAATACGCTATTTGCGTTCGCTATGAGGAAGAGGATATTAAAAATTAG
- a CDS encoding sugar phosphate isomerase/epimerase — translation MSKPRIALQLYSVRDDCQREWEKTIEAVAKMGYEGVELAGYYDRSAEEWRKLLDSLGLVVAGAHIPLDSLLGDEFKKTVEFHKILGNKNLIVPWIPPEKFSTKEAILETAKLFNELAEKLKAEGMRTGYHNHSAEFQRIDGEMIWDIFFGATSPDVIMQLDTGNAMHGGVSADEVIEFIRKYPGRAITVHLKEYSATNDKALIGEGDMKWKEFLSLCETVGGTEWYIIEQESYAYPPLQCVELCLKNLKKIMEE, via the coding sequence ATGTCTAAACCAAGGATTGCACTTCAGCTTTATTCCGTGCGTGATGATTGTCAAAGGGAGTGGGAGAAGACGATTGAAGCGGTAGCGAAGATGGGTTATGAGGGAGTAGAGCTGGCAGGCTACTACGATAGGAGCGCCGAGGAATGGAGAAAGCTACTGGATAGCCTCGGCTTGGTTGTAGCGGGGGCTCATATCCCTCTGGATTCCCTTCTTGGGGATGAATTCAAGAAGACGGTGGAGTTCCACAAGATATTGGGGAATAAAAACCTTATTGTTCCCTGGATACCACCCGAGAAATTCAGCACGAAGGAAGCGATTCTGGAGACGGCGAAGCTCTTCAACGAGTTGGCAGAGAAGCTGAAGGCAGAGGGAATGAGAACTGGCTATCACAATCACTCCGCCGAGTTTCAACGAATCGATGGGGAGATGATATGGGATATCTTCTTCGGAGCCACCTCCCCCGATGTGATTATGCAGTTGGATACGGGCAATGCTATGCATGGAGGAGTGAGTGCCGATGAGGTTATTGAGTTCATAAGAAAATATCCCGGAAGAGCGATAACCGTCCATCTGAAGGAATATTCCGCAACGAACGATAAGGCTCTCATAGGTGAAGGGGATATGAAGTGGAAGGAGTTCCTCTCCCTCTGCGAGACCGTTGGCGGAACGGAATGGTATATAATTGAGCAGGAGAGCTACGCCTACCCACCCCTCCAATGCGTTGAGCTCTGCCTAAAGAACTTGAAGAAGATAATGGAGGAGTAA
- a CDS encoding Gfo/Idh/MocA family oxidoreductase, producing the protein MAEEKVKIGIIGVGQIGKHHIENYKRIPDVEIVAIADINEAEAKRVSEVYGIPYYYTDFRELLKRDDIIAVDVCLHNNLHMPVTVEALQAGKHVYCEKPMAGSYRDAEYMWQASQETGKMLSIQLSTLFSRETKVAKTLIDEGKLGKIYFARSTGFRRRGRPYVDGYGTYYFVKKEYAGGGALYDTGVYNIANILYLAGNPVVERISGKIFQETPMDEKRREISGYDVEELAVGLVKCKDGFTLDIIEAWAIHLDNFESSFIVGSSGGIRLHPFGFFTSEGDLSFNFSVDLGEADWRWHTLRENADAYDSPQQHWVAALKGRVPLLPTAELALNTMLISEGIYLSNDLGREVTAEEVRQLSKSTALKV; encoded by the coding sequence ATGGCTGAGGAGAAGGTAAAAATTGGTATAATTGGCGTTGGACAAATCGGAAAGCATCATATAGAGAATTACAAGCGGATTCCTGATGTTGAAATCGTAGCTATAGCGGATATAAACGAAGCGGAAGCGAAGAGGGTCTCGGAGGTCTATGGAATACCCTATTATTACACCGATTTCCGCGAGCTCCTTAAAAGGGATGATATAATCGCTGTTGATGTTTGCCTCCATAATAACCTCCATATGCCAGTGACCGTGGAAGCCCTTCAGGCGGGCAAGCATGTCTACTGCGAGAAACCAATGGCGGGTTCCTATAGAGACGCAGAATATATGTGGCAAGCTTCTCAGGAAACGGGCAAGATGTTGAGCATTCAGCTTTCCACCCTCTTCTCCCGGGAAACGAAGGTAGCGAAGACTCTCATAGATGAAGGGAAGCTCGGTAAAATATACTTCGCCCGCTCAACAGGCTTTCGGAGGAGAGGACGCCCCTATGTTGATGGCTATGGAACATATTATTTCGTTAAGAAGGAATACGCTGGTGGCGGCGCCCTCTACGATACCGGCGTTTACAATATAGCCAACATCCTCTATCTCGCCGGAAACCCAGTCGTTGAGAGAATCTCCGGGAAGATTTTCCAAGAGACACCCATGGACGAGAAACGAAGAGAGATTAGCGGATATGATGTGGAAGAGCTCGCCGTTGGATTGGTGAAATGTAAGGACGGATTCACTTTGGATATAATTGAGGCATGGGCTATTCATCTTGACAATTTTGAGAGCTCATTTATCGTAGGAAGCTCGGGAGGGATAAGGCTTCATCCCTTCGGCTTCTTCACAAGCGAGGGCGACCTATCGTTCAACTTCTCAGTAGATTTAGGAGAGGCTGATTGGCGCTGGCACACACTCAGGGAAAACGCCGACGCTTATGATAGCCCTCAACAGCACTGGGTAGCAGCCCTTAAGGGAAGAGTGCCTCTCCTTCCCACAGCCGAGCTCGCCCTAAATACTATGCTTATCTCCGAGGGGATTTACCTCTCCAATGATTTGGGGAGAGAGGTAACCGCCGAGGAAGTCAGGCAGCTTTCTAAATCAACCGCTTTAAAGGTGTAG
- a CDS encoding tautomerase family protein produces the protein MPNIYIEGPPIKDLDKKRKLVAAITDAAAEAFGLPKEAIIVTIRENLPENVAIGGRLIIDRGR, from the coding sequence GTGCCGAATATCTACATAGAGGGTCCACCTATAAAGGATTTGGATAAGAAAAGGAAATTGGTCGCTGCGATAACGGATGCGGCAGCTGAGGCTTTTGGCTTGCCAAAGGAAGCGATAATAGTCACCATAAGGGAGAATCTCCCCGAGAATGTCGCCATCGGAGGGAGGTTGATCATAGATAGAGGCAGATAA
- the dnaX gene encoding DNA polymerase III subunit gamma/tau, translating into MEADNQKEKEEKHKALYTKYRPKRFEEVVGQRHIVQTLKNAVASGNIAHAYLFCGPRGSGKTTTARLLAMALNCEQGPAPEPCGKCEMCRAIHEGRATMDVIEMDAASSTSVDDVRELRETVKLAPAHARYKFYIIDEVHRLSRSAFDALLKTIEEPPPNVIFVLATTEPNKVPPTIVSRCQRFDFRRGSDKEIKDYLNRVCKGEGIEIEDSALSLLAEQAEGSWRDALSLLEQVWAYTQNKKIDVQDVEEVLGIVEAETLSRFLRAVAEGRFAEGVKIIEEVLNKGRDPKEFLKALTNRLRELLLINMRAESLLETEKRSQLRREASYFSPDVLIKMLEECFSSESWLRLSPSPRLPLEMLLVRLIQIGGKWEEIKEGRLAVEEEAEEVPPEEVSTEEVSEEELGEEERIGAEEEGVSEGVALEKEEKEELEEVPAPKVVESIDIETIKQKWDEVVDTAMAEEEHTQLGVILSQVKPISIDDKFFTIGFPKSKEFLKKNLERNGEKQEKLLVILRTVFPGFSQKIKAVLVEEEEEKGEEGKVEEERRKAERKERSKRQESEEGKLFRSVFPEARRIR; encoded by the coding sequence ATAGAGGCAGATAATCAAAAGGAAAAAGAAGAAAAGCACAAGGCACTTTACACGAAGTATCGCCCAAAAAGATTTGAGGAAGTAGTTGGGCAGAGACACATAGTTCAAACGCTGAAAAACGCCGTAGCGAGCGGGAACATCGCTCACGCCTATCTCTTCTGTGGTCCAAGAGGGAGCGGAAAGACTACCACTGCTCGCCTTTTAGCTATGGCACTTAATTGCGAGCAAGGTCCTGCTCCCGAGCCCTGTGGTAAATGCGAGATGTGTAGAGCAATCCACGAGGGAAGGGCAACGATGGATGTAATAGAGATGGACGCTGCTTCAAGCACAAGCGTTGATGATGTAAGGGAACTAAGGGAAACTGTCAAGCTCGCTCCCGCCCATGCGCGCTACAAGTTTTACATAATAGACGAAGTTCACAGGCTCTCCCGTTCCGCCTTTGACGCCCTCTTAAAGACGATAGAGGAACCTCCTCCCAACGTCATTTTCGTTCTCGCCACAACGGAACCGAACAAGGTGCCTCCCACGATTGTTTCCCGCTGTCAGAGATTTGATTTCCGACGAGGAAGCGATAAGGAAATAAAGGATTACCTTAATAGGGTATGTAAGGGAGAGGGCATAGAAATTGAGGATTCCGCCCTCTCCCTCCTCGCCGAGCAAGCAGAGGGAAGCTGGCGAGACGCTTTGTCACTTCTGGAACAGGTGTGGGCGTATACCCAGAATAAGAAGATAGATGTTCAGGATGTGGAAGAGGTATTGGGGATTGTTGAGGCGGAAACGCTGTCTCGTTTCCTTCGTGCCGTTGCCGAAGGAAGGTTCGCGGAGGGAGTAAAAATAATTGAGGAAGTGCTAAATAAGGGAAGGGACCCGAAAGAGTTCTTGAAAGCTCTCACCAATCGCTTGAGGGAACTTCTTTTGATAAATATGAGAGCGGAATCCCTTTTGGAGACCGAGAAGAGAAGCCAACTGCGAAGGGAAGCAAGCTATTTCTCCCCAGATGTTCTCATTAAAATGTTGGAGGAATGTTTTTCAAGCGAGAGCTGGCTCAGGCTTTCCCCCTCTCCTCGCCTCCCTTTGGAGATGCTCTTGGTAAGGCTCATCCAGATAGGTGGGAAGTGGGAGGAAATCAAAGAAGGGAGGTTGGCTGTGGAAGAGGAGGCTGAGGAAGTTCCCCCTGAAGAGGTCTCCACTGAGGAGGTATCGGAGGAAGAATTGGGGGAAGAAGAGCGAATAGGTGCGGAAGAGGAAGGCGTAAGCGAAGGTGTAGCGCTGGAAAAAGAGGAAAAAGAAGAGCTTGAGGAAGTTCCAGCACCAAAGGTAGTTGAAAGTATAGATATTGAGACGATAAAGCAAAAGTGGGATGAGGTAGTGGATACAGCGATGGCGGAGGAAGAGCATACGCAGTTGGGCGTCATCTTGAGTCAAGTAAAGCCTATTTCCATAGACGATAAGTTCTTCACAATAGGCTTCCCTAAAAGCAAGGAGTTTTTGAAGAAGAACTTGGAAAGAAACGGAGAGAAGCAAGAAAAGTTATTGGTTATTTTGCGGACTGTATTTCCTGGCTTCTCGCAGAAGATAAAGGCTGTGCTTGTAGAGGAGGAAGAAGAGAAGGGCGAAGAGGGCAAGGTGGAGGAAGAGAGAAGAAAGGCGGAGAGAAAAGAGAGAAGCAAAAGGCAGGAAAGCGAGGAAGGTAAACTTTTCCGCAGCGTTTTTCCCGAAGCACGGCGAATCCGCTGA